Part of the Cyanobacteriota bacterium genome is shown below.
CAATTAAGGTGACAGACCATGCCGATGCTAGAAAAATGAACGCTGGAGTCTTTTGTCCCACCTTGGTGTAGGTTAACCCTAGGCATCCCAGCAGGCAAATTTCAACAATTACCGCCATGACTAACCAGCTAGGAGCCAAGGTGCTCAGGTTGTGGCTAATCAGTACAGATTGCAACACAATGAAGCTGAGGTAGGCGACCACAGCCAAACTCAGTACCAGCCGCAGCCGCTTTAGTAGAAATTGCCGCCGCCATCCCACATAATCCAGCGCTTCAGGCACAGTAATAGGCTCCAAATGCTTTTAGGAGTAAAGGGTTTCAGGTTCTATGGTGCAAGGCTTATGCATCCTAGTCTTCTAATGTATCTCTAAAAGTCTACGCCGCGCTTCAGATCAACTCCCTTTTCCGCATAGTGCTTATGGCAAATCATCTCTGAATGAATACTAGCTAAATCAAAATAAGCAGGACGATTCTTACAGCGGCCTGTGATGATGACTGAAGTATCACGGGGTTTACGCAGCAGGGCTTGCACGATCGGCTCTGCTTCCAGCAAGTCTAAATCTACTGTAGGGTTTAGCTCATCGAGAATAATTGTTTTGTAAACTCCAGAAGCAATGGCAGCTCTGGCAATTTCCCACCCACGCTCTGCTTCAACGTAGTCCACTTCCTGTTGTTGTCCACGCCAAACGATGGCATCTCGTCCACATCGCTGATGATCTACTAAGTGGGGATAACTTTGCTTCAGTGCTGCGATCGCGGCATCTTCTGTATACCCAGACCCCCCTTTCAACCACTGAAGAATCAACACTCGATGAGACTGATCTTGGCTGATACCACGTCCAATCGCTTGTAAGGCTTTGCCTAAGGCACTCGTTGATTTTCCCTTACCGTCCCCTGTGTAAATTTCGATGCCTTCTACGCCTTCCTTAGGCGCGGAACCATTGGTGTAATTTCGCACTGGTCGCATTTCCGAATGCAAGTCAGCAATCTCTATGAGTGCAGGCGGTGCTCCTCGTCCAGTCGCTATTACCTCCATATGGTCTGGCTTTAGCTTCAGGGCATTAACCACTTCATCAACGGGCAACAAGCCGAGATCTAGAACTGGGTTCAGCTCATCCAACACCACGACAGAATATAGCCCAGAGGCGATCGCACCCTTAGCCACGTCCCAACCACGCTGGGCTTCCATGCGATCAAATCGAGTAATCTCATCTGCACCAAAATATTCAGCCCTACCTGTGCGCACTTGGTCGATTAGGTGGGGAAAACCCCGTTGCAGAGCCTCAATCGCCGCGTCTTCATCGTAGGTACGACCAGGACCCTTTAGGAATCGCAGTAATAGAACACGGGTTTCCTCTGCGTTGTTAATCCCTAGGCCAATCGAGCGCAGCACTACACCCAGCGCCGCCTGAGACTTTCCCTTACCTGCGCCATCGTAAACATGAATTTGCCCGACTAGTCGTTCAGAGCGTAGTTGTGCTGTCCGAATGCCAATCCCAGTTCTTACCATATCTGTTTTGCCAAAAATTCTGAATGCTAGGTGGTCAAGAGGTTATAACCATGCTCCGACATTATATGCAGTGTTTAGTGACTACAACACCCCTACCTATAGTTTATTGACCAGTTTGTTGCCATTACAACCCTATCTAATCAGAATTAAAGAATTATCAAACCTAGCATAACGATGTGCCTATTTGCGATCTGTATGATAGACCTTAGATAGTCCAACCTTCCATAGGTCAACTTGTCCACAGTTCTATTTTATCGATCGCCATTAAATGGTCTTGCCTATTAAAGCTATTCTGTTTCAGGTTTTGTTTCTGATGGTGGCCATTGCCACAGAGTCAGTTGTTCTGCATTGGCGGTTAGGATTGCAACGTCGAACTAGCGTCAGATATGCTGCCAGCCTTAACCTATTTTCCACATTTATTGGATGGCTACTATTTTTTACGATCGTTGGTTGGTTACCCACTGTCTTTTCAGGGAATTTAGAACAACAACTCATTAGCTATATTTTGTTTGATCAGTTTTTTGTCTCCGACTGGCAAGAGAATATGAATACCTTGATCGTGATAGGGGCAGTCTTGACATTTTTTGGCACCTTTTTGGTTGAAAT
Proteins encoded:
- a CDS encoding cob(I)yrinic acid a,c-diamide adenosyltransferase, whose amino-acid sequence is MVRTGIGIRTAQLRSERLVGQIHVYDGAGKGKSQAALGVVLRSIGLGINNAEETRVLLLRFLKGPGRTYDEDAAIEALQRGFPHLIDQVRTGRAEYFGADEITRFDRMEAQRGWDVAKGAIASGLYSVVVLDELNPVLDLGLLPVDEVVNALKLKPDHMEVIATGRGAPPALIEIADLHSEMRPVRNYTNGSAPKEGVEGIEIYTGDGKGKSTSALGKALQAIGRGISQDQSHRVLILQWLKGGSGYTEDAAIAALKQSYPHLVDHQRCGRDAIVWRGQQQEVDYVEAERGWEIARAAIASGVYKTIILDELNPTVDLDLLEAEPIVQALLRKPRDTSVIITGRCKNRPAYFDLASIHSEMICHKHYAEKGVDLKRGVDF